One genomic region from Drosophila busckii strain San Diego stock center, stock number 13000-0081.31 chromosome 3R, ASM1175060v1, whole genome shotgun sequence encodes:
- the LOC108603582 gene encoding N6-adenosine-methyltransferase MT-A70-like protein, which yields MADAWDIKSLKTKRNTLREKLEKRKKERSEILSDKQEDQCKKELEEVDVEVQKAVLQSLSAATLVLPIVSTQIVEKITNVTENPNLEMVNFILKKLANQGAISIRNVTIGTEAGYEVISVQTKELLEIYNDVNDTCQNKEEADAKRKLDDRAEVLDSDEEVQRKVPKVDGKSARKESTSLDTSDDIMMLLSMPSTREKQSKQVGEEILELLTKPTAKERSVAEKFKSHGGAQVMEFCSHGTKVECLKAQQVANEMAAKKKIERREERELRRVAAANADADKVVTVTLSSEDTEDGEITSEAINTCEVDSQASTDDSESSGESDKCTKLHFKKIIQSHTDESLGDCSFLNTCFHMATCKYVHYEVDTLPHINNNKPTDVKTKLSLKRSIDPSCTLYPPQWIQCDLRFLDMTVLGKFAVVMADPPWDIHMELPYGTMSDDEMRALGIPALQEEGLIFLWVTGRAMELGRDCLKLWGYERVDELIWVKTNQLQRIIRTGRTGHWLNHGKEHCLVGMKGNPTNLNRGLDCDVIVAEVRATSHKPDEIYGIIERLSPGTRKIELFGRPHNIQPNWITLGNQLDGIRLVDPELITQFQKRYPDGNCMSPTAAAANAIKN from the exons ATGGCCGACGCATGGGATATCAAATCGCtgaaaacaaagcgcaatACGCTGCGGGAAAAGTTGGAGAAGCGCAAAAAGGAGCGCTCTGAGATACTGTCAGATAAACAGGAGGATCAATGCAAGAAAGAGCTCG AAGAAGTCGATGTTGAAGTGCAAAAGGCTGTGCTGCAGTCTCTCAGCGCCGCCACGCTGGTCTTGCCCATTGTTTCCACACAGATTGTggaaaaaattacaaatgtgACAGAAAACCCAAACTTGGAAATGGTAAACTTTATATTGAAGAAGTTGGCCAATCAAGGTGCGATTAGCATAAGAAATGTAACCATTGGCACAGAAGCAGGCTATGAGGTTATATCAGTGCAGACCAAAGAGCTGCTAGAAATTTACAACGATGTCAACGACACTTGCCAAAACAAAGAGGAGGCAGATGCCAAACGCAAAT tgGACGATAGAGCAGAGGTGCTGGACAGCGATGAGGAGGTACAGCGCAAAGTGCCTAAGGTGGATGGGAAGTCAGCGCGTAAGGAATCCACGAGCTTAGATACCTCGGATGATATTATGATGCTGTTATCGATGCCTTCAACGcgtgaaaagcaaagcaagcaagttGGAGAGGAGATTTTGGAGCTACTCACCAAGCCGACTGCTAAGGAGCGTTCAGTGGCCGAGAAATTCAAATCACATGGTGGCGCCCAGGTTATGGAATTCTGTTCACATGGCACCAAAGTGGAATGCCTCAAAGCACAACAGGTGGCCAATGAGATGGCAGCCAAGAAGAAAATTGAGCGTCGCGAGGAAAGGGAATTGCGTAGAGTGGCGGCTGCAAATGCTGACGCCGACAAGGTGGTCACGGTCACATTGAGCTCTGAAGATACAGAGGATGGTGAGATTACTTCAGAGGCAATCAACACCTGCGAAGTCGATTCACAGGCCTCTACAGATGACAGTGAATCCTCCGGTGAATCTGACAAATGCACCAAGCTGCACTTCAAAAAGATTATACAGTCCCACACAGATGAATCGCTGGGCGATTGCAGCTTTCTGAACACCTGCTTCCATATGGCCACTTGCAAGTATGTGCACTACGAGGTGGACACGCTGCcacacatcaacaacaacaaacctaCAGATGTGAAGACCAAGCTCAGTCTAAAGCGCAGCATCGACCCCAGCTGCACCTTGTATCCGCCACAGTGGATACAATGTGATCTGCGTTTTCTTGACATGACCGTCTTGGGTAAATTTGCCGTTGTCATGGCCGATCCACCATGGGATATACACATGGAGCTGCCCTACGGCACTATGTCCGATGATGAGATGCGTGCGCTGGGTATACCCGCGCTGCAGGAAGAGGGCCTCATATTTCTGTGGGTTACAGGGCGTGCCATGGAGTTGGGACGTGACTGCTTGAAGCTATGGGGCTATGAGCGCGTCGACGAGCTCATTTGGGTTAAGACCAATCAACTGCAGCGAATCATACGCACGGGACGCACTGGACACTGGCTGAATCATGGCAAGGAACACTGTTTGGTGGGCATGAAGGGCAATCCCACGAATCTCAATCGCGGCCTTGACTGCGATGTCATTGTGGCCGAAGTGCGTGCGACCAGTCACAAGCCAGATGAAATATACGGCATTATAGAGCGCCTCAGTCCAGGTACACGTAAAATAGAGCTATTTGGACGTCCACACAATATACAACCCAACTGGATAACGTTGGGCAATCAGCTTGATGGCATACGCTTAGTAGATCCCGAGCTGATCACCCAATTCCAGAAGCGGTATCCCGATGGGAATTGCATGTCACCCACAGCGGCTGCGGCGAATGCTATTAAGAACTAA